A window of the Verminephrobacter eiseniae EF01-2 genome harbors these coding sequences:
- a CDS encoding NADH:flavin oxidoreductase yields MQYPHLFEPIRLNQVLLRNRIVSTAHAEVYGQGGAPSARYIRYYEEKARGGLGLAICGGSSPVSRDSPWSWWNSINLARNPVIEPLARLADTMHRHGAKLMIQATHMGRRNAWNGFDWPHLVSPSGIREPVHRGNAKTIEIEDIRRIVADFGRAARRVKDAGLDGIEISAAHQHLIDQFWSPRVNHRSDEYGGSLANRLRFGIEVLQAVREQVGADFCVGLRVCGDEFHEDGINHEMAKEIAQAMSESGLIDFLSVAGSGADTHNTLANCMPPMALPPEPFVHLAAGIKSVSRVPVMHAQGIRDPGQAERILAAGMVDLVGMTRAQIADPHMVGKIRDGRLDQIKQCVGANYCIDRQYQGLDVLCLQNAATGREEIMPHLIGKSAGRRRKVVVVGAGPAGLEAARVARERGHEVLLFEQAPVVGGQVNLAAKPPQREQMAGIIRWFDMETRRLGVQRRLGVAADQALILAEAPDIVVLATGGLPNMAQTPAWGAAQGLCVSSWDILSGAVAPGDNVLVYDSISAHAGTGVADFIAARGKQVEIVTPDVKVADDVGGTTFPIFYRQLYAHGVILTPNHWLHQIYREGEQLIAVLKNEYTEALQERAVDQVVVENGIRPNDSLYWQLKPLSLNQGQTDIDALYDALPQPDLQRPTGDGQFLLYRIGDCVSMHDIHGAIYDALRLCKDF; encoded by the coding sequence ATGCAGTACCCGCATCTGTTTGAGCCGATCCGCCTGAACCAGGTGCTGCTGCGCAACCGCATCGTCAGCACCGCCCATGCCGAGGTCTATGGCCAAGGCGGCGCGCCGAGCGCGCGCTACATCCGCTACTACGAAGAAAAGGCCCGGGGCGGCCTGGGCCTGGCGATTTGCGGCGGCTCCAGCCCGGTATCGCGCGACAGCCCCTGGTCGTGGTGGAATTCCATCAATCTGGCGCGCAACCCGGTGATCGAGCCGCTGGCCCGGCTGGCCGACACCATGCACCGGCATGGCGCCAAACTGATGATACAAGCCACCCATATGGGGCGGCGCAACGCCTGGAACGGCTTTGACTGGCCGCACCTGGTCAGCCCCTCGGGCATCCGCGAGCCGGTGCACCGGGGCAACGCCAAAACCATAGAGATCGAGGACATCCGGCGCATCGTGGCCGACTTCGGCCGGGCCGCCAGGCGCGTCAAGGACGCCGGGCTCGACGGCATCGAGATCTCCGCCGCGCACCAGCATCTGATCGACCAGTTCTGGAGCCCGCGCGTCAACCACCGCAGCGACGAGTACGGCGGCAGCCTGGCCAACCGCCTGCGCTTCGGCATCGAGGTGCTGCAAGCCGTGCGCGAGCAGGTCGGCGCCGACTTTTGCGTCGGCCTGCGCGTCTGCGGCGATGAGTTCCACGAAGATGGCATCAACCACGAGATGGCCAAAGAAATCGCCCAGGCCATGTCCGAAAGCGGCCTGATCGATTTCCTGAGCGTGGCCGGCTCCGGCGCCGACACCCACAACACGCTGGCCAACTGCATGCCGCCGATGGCCCTGCCGCCCGAGCCTTTCGTGCATCTGGCCGCCGGCATCAAGTCGGTGTCCCGGGTGCCGGTGATGCACGCGCAAGGCATCCGCGACCCGGGGCAGGCCGAGCGCATTCTGGCCGCCGGCATGGTCGATCTGGTGGGCATGACGCGCGCGCAGATCGCCGACCCGCATATGGTCGGCAAAATCCGCGACGGCCGCCTGGACCAAATCAAGCAATGCGTCGGCGCCAATTACTGTATCGACCGGCAATACCAGGGCCTGGACGTGCTGTGCCTGCAAAACGCCGCCACCGGCCGTGAAGAAATCATGCCGCACCTGATCGGCAAGAGCGCCGGGCGCCGCCGCAAGGTGGTGGTGGTCGGCGCCGGGCCGGCGGGCCTGGAAGCCGCGCGCGTGGCGCGCGAGCGCGGGCACGAGGTGCTGCTGTTCGAGCAAGCGCCGGTGGTCGGCGGTCAGGTGAATCTGGCCGCCAAGCCGCCGCAGCGCGAGCAGATGGCCGGCATCATCCGCTGGTTCGACATGGAAACCCGGCGCCTGGGCGTGCAGCGGCGCCTGGGCGTGGCGGCCGACCAGGCGCTGATCCTGGCCGAAGCGCCCGACATCGTGGTGCTGGCCACCGGCGGCCTGCCGAACATGGCGCAGACGCCGGCCTGGGGCGCCGCGCAGGGGCTGTGCGTGAGCAGTTGGGACATCCTGTCGGGCGCCGTCGCGCCCGGCGACAACGTGCTGGTGTACGACAGCATCAGCGCCCATGCCGGCACCGGCGTGGCCGACTTCATTGCCGCGCGCGGCAAGCAGGTGGAGATCGTGACGCCCGACGTGAAAGTCGCCGACGACGTGGGCGGCACCACCTTCCCGATCTTCTACCGCCAGCTCTACGCCCACGGCGTGATCCTGACGCCGAACCACTGGCTGCACCAGATCTACCGTGAAGGCGAGCAGCTGATCGCGGTGCTGAAAAACGAATACACCGAGGCGCTGCAAGAACGCGCGGTCGACCAGGTGGTGGTGGAAAACGGCATCCGGCCGAACGACAGCCTGTACTGGCAGCTCAAGCCGCTATCGCTCAACCAGGGGCAGACCGACATCGACGCGCTGTATGACGCGCTGCCGCAACCGGATTTGCAGCGGCCCACCGGCGACGGCCAGTTCCTGCTCTACCGCATCGGCGACTGCGTCTCGATGCACGACATCCACGGCGCCATCTACGACGCGCTGCGGCTGTGCAAGGATTTTTGA
- a CDS encoding (Fe-S)-binding protein — protein MLPQLVRILFWLALLTLAWGLARRALLWRTGRGADVDLRGLLQIPKRYLVDLHDVVAREPLVARAHVGAAGGAVLALALVALNYGLGLYWRSLDALLLLAGLVLLAGAATMAWRRRNPPARLSRGAWQRLPHSLLLFALAVALTGAVACTGTALAPWLAALISLAFAAGAAELALGIGLGGPMKHAVAGLLHLGLHPRPERFGERRFATALRPLRLNADDLRADDLGVGKPADFAWNRLLSFDACVQCGKCEAACPAFAAGQPLNPKKLVQDLVAGLSAGSDAGYAGSPHPGRPIGAHQGAPGQPIVPGLIDSDTLWSCTTCRACVQECPMLIEHVDAIVDMRRHLTLVTGLVPNQGRQALEQLRDTDTVGGFPLAARHHWAVDLNVPVLAPGAQTDWLVLVGEGGFDMRYQRSLRALVKTLQKAGLDIALLGAAETDGGDLARRLGDEAGFQRLAAQLIATLGARRFAHIVTPDPHLFHLLKNEYPALGADFDVWHHSQLLADLLARGRLQPTRAASHEAVTYHDPCYLGRYGGEVQAPRALLQGIGIEVREMQRNRAQGRCCGGGGGAPFTDIPGSTRIPDIRIADAKSTGAGVVAVACPNCTTMLEGVVGPRPQVLDIAELLAQALELA, from the coding sequence ATGCTGCCGCAACTGGTGCGCATCCTGTTCTGGCTGGCGCTGCTGACCTTGGCCTGGGGCCTGGCGCGGCGCGCGCTGCTCTGGCGCACGGGGCGCGGCGCCGATGTCGATCTGCGCGGCTTGCTGCAAATTCCAAAACGCTATCTGGTCGACCTGCACGACGTGGTGGCGCGCGAGCCGCTGGTCGCGCGGGCCCATGTCGGCGCCGCCGGCGGCGCCGTGCTGGCCTTGGCGCTGGTGGCGTTGAACTACGGCCTGGGCCTGTACTGGCGCAGCCTGGACGCGCTGCTGCTGCTGGCCGGCCTGGTGCTGCTGGCCGGCGCCGCCACCATGGCCTGGCGCCGGCGCAACCCGCCCGCGCGCCTGTCCCGGGGCGCATGGCAGCGCCTGCCCCACAGCCTGCTGCTGTTCGCGCTGGCCGTGGCGCTGACCGGCGCCGTGGCCTGCACCGGCACCGCGCTGGCCCCCTGGCTGGCCGCGCTGATCAGCCTGGCGTTTGCCGCCGGCGCCGCCGAACTGGCGCTGGGCATCGGCCTCGGCGGACCGATGAAACATGCCGTGGCCGGTCTGCTGCACCTGGGCCTGCACCCCCGGCCCGAGCGCTTTGGCGAGCGGCGCTTTGCCACGGCCCTGCGGCCCCTGCGCCTGAATGCCGACGACCTGCGCGCCGACGATCTGGGGGTGGGCAAACCGGCCGATTTCGCCTGGAACCGGCTGCTGTCCTTCGATGCCTGCGTGCAATGCGGCAAATGCGAAGCCGCTTGCCCGGCCTTCGCCGCAGGCCAGCCGTTGAACCCGAAGAAATTGGTGCAGGACCTGGTCGCCGGCCTGAGCGCCGGCAGCGACGCCGGCTACGCCGGCAGCCCCCACCCCGGCCGGCCGATCGGCGCGCACCAGGGGGCACCCGGGCAGCCCATCGTGCCGGGCCTGATCGACAGCGACACGCTGTGGTCCTGCACCACCTGCCGCGCCTGCGTGCAGGAATGCCCGATGCTGATCGAGCATGTGGACGCGATCGTGGACATGCGCCGCCATCTGACGCTGGTCACGGGCCTGGTGCCGAACCAGGGCCGGCAGGCGCTGGAACAACTGCGCGACACCGATACCGTGGGCGGCTTCCCGCTGGCTGCGCGCCACCACTGGGCCGTCGACCTGAATGTGCCGGTGCTGGCGCCCGGCGCGCAGACCGACTGGCTGGTGCTGGTCGGCGAAGGCGGCTTTGACATGCGCTACCAGCGCAGCCTGCGGGCGCTGGTCAAGACGCTGCAAAAAGCCGGGCTGGACATCGCGCTGCTGGGCGCGGCCGAGACCGATGGCGGCGATCTGGCGCGGCGCCTGGGCGACGAGGCCGGCTTTCAGCGCCTGGCCGCGCAACTCATCGCCACCCTCGGTGCGCGCCGGTTTGCGCATATCGTGACCCCCGACCCGCATCTGTTTCATCTGCTGAAGAACGAATACCCGGCGCTGGGCGCAGATTTCGATGTCTGGCACCACAGCCAACTGCTGGCCGATCTGCTGGCCCGGGGCCGGTTGCAGCCCACGCGCGCCGCCAGCCACGAGGCCGTGACCTACCACGACCCCTGTTACCTGGGCCGCTACGGCGGCGAAGTGCAGGCCCCGCGCGCGCTGCTCCAGGGCATTGGCATCGAGGTGCGCGAGATGCAACGCAACCGCGCGCAGGGCCGCTGCTGCGGCGGCGGCGGCGGCGCGCCGTTCACCGACATCCCCGGCAGCACCCGCATCCCGGACATCCGCATCGCGGACGCAAAAAGCACAGGCGCCGGCGTGGTGGCCGTCGCCTGCCCGAACTGCACGACCATGCTCGAAGGCGTGGTCGGCCCGCGCCCGCAGGTGCTGGACATCGCCGAACTGCTGGCGCAGGCACTGGAATTGGCATGA
- a CDS encoding electron transfer flavoprotein subunit alpha/FixB family protein, whose amino-acid sequence MSTARPPEGAHTAAEGEGTPVTTARPPESAHTAAEGEGTPVSTARPPESAHAAAEGGGTPMTTARPPESAHAAAEGGGTPVSTTPVPRIDPRRPAITTAQGLRRIVPGHRAAAPPTARQAGPGAPLASPGAHPGAKPLRSAGPFNRSTLVVTHAERGTLTDAARQALAAAAILASAETQVVLAVLGPCRDGSDAVAALGADRLLALDSFDASRYQPGACVQWLQALHAAWAPAHWLFADSGADGELGRRFALHTGLGLACGVVELGAESLRIRASASDDWLCPHAPVMLLAPGLASTRLPFVGQGLRAAAPALPALPEPGIEDLGVQPGDPQSLALEEADLILAAGNGVRHGDLPLLHALAQEIGASVGASRVAVDAGHFARHQQIGATGKAVSASAYLALGISGAVQHLQGIKDCRHVIAVNLDASAPITGRAHLSVIEDSAALMQALIELVRKERDKAGA is encoded by the coding sequence ATGAGCACCGCCCGGCCGCCCGAAGGTGCTCATACCGCAGCCGAAGGCGAAGGCACTCCAGTGACCACCGCCCGGCCGCCCGAAAGCGCTCATACCGCAGCCGAAGGCGAAGGCACTCCAGTGAGCACCGCACGGCCACCCGAAAGCGCTCATGCCGCAGCCGAAGGCGGAGGCACTCCAATGACCACCGCCCGGCCACCCGAAAGCGCCCATGCCGCAGCCGAAGGCGGAGGCACTCCAGTGAGCACCACCCCGGTACCCCGCATCGACCCGCGCCGCCCGGCAATCACCACGGCGCAGGGGCTGCGCCGCATCGTGCCCGGCCACCGCGCCGCTGCGCCGCCGACCGCCCGGCAGGCCGGCCCGGGCGCACCGCTTGCCAGTCCGGGCGCCCATCCGGGCGCCAAACCGCTGCGCAGCGCCGGCCCGTTCAACCGCAGCACGCTGGTCGTGACCCATGCCGAGCGCGGCACATTGACCGATGCGGCGCGCCAGGCGCTGGCGGCAGCGGCCATCCTGGCCAGCGCCGAGACCCAGGTCGTGCTGGCCGTGCTGGGCCCCTGCCGCGATGGCAGCGACGCCGTGGCGGCGCTCGGCGCCGATCGCCTGCTGGCATTGGACAGCTTCGACGCCAGCCGCTACCAACCCGGCGCCTGCGTGCAATGGCTGCAAGCGCTGCATGCGGCCTGGGCCCCTGCGCATTGGCTGTTCGCCGACAGCGGGGCCGACGGCGAACTGGGCCGGCGGTTTGCACTGCACACCGGGCTGGGGCTCGCCTGCGGCGTGGTGGAACTGGGCGCCGAGAGCCTGCGCATACGCGCCAGCGCCAGCGACGACTGGCTGTGCCCGCATGCCCCGGTGATGCTGCTGGCCCCGGGCCTGGCCAGCACCCGGCTGCCGTTTGTCGGCCAGGGGCTGCGCGCCGCCGCGCCAGCGCTGCCGGCCCTGCCCGAGCCGGGCATCGAAGACCTGGGCGTGCAGCCGGGCGACCCGCAGAGCTTGGCGCTGGAAGAGGCCGATCTGATCCTGGCCGCCGGCAATGGGGTCCGGCACGGCGATTTGCCGCTGCTGCATGCGCTGGCGCAGGAGATCGGCGCCAGCGTCGGGGCCTCGCGCGTTGCGGTCGACGCCGGGCACTTTGCCCGCCACCAGCAAATCGGCGCCACCGGCAAGGCCGTTTCGGCATCGGCCTATCTGGCGCTGGGCATCTCGGGCGCGGTGCAGCATCTGCAAGGCATCAAGGACTGCCGCCATGTGATCGCGGTGAACCTGGACGCATCGGCCCCGATCACCGGCCGCGCCCATCTGAGCGTGATCGAAGACAGCGCGGCGCTGATGCAAGCGCTGATCGAACTGGTGCGCAAGGAAAGGGACAAGGCCGGCGCATGA
- a CDS encoding aromatic ring-hydroxylating oxygenase subunit alpha translates to MTSPCQSLSAPGELVRELLARRRPGYSLEAPFYLSEALYQVDMEHIFGQHWIFVAVEPQIADAGDYITVDLGVDSILIVRDDEMQIRAFHNVCRHRGTRLCASRQGMVGNIVCPYHQWTYDLAGQLIHAKHMSDDFDLRSHGLKPVHVRSLSGLIFICLAEQAPQDFEQMAAEMTPYIAPHQLSQCKVAAQVDLVENCNWKLTMENNRECYHCVGNHPELTISLYEYGFGYKPDALNIGRLQRFEEILAANHKRWEGMGLPSAEIDTLERRVTGFRTQRLPIDRSGQSQTMSTEVASRKLLADFVEPALGGLSFWTQPNSWHHFMSDHTVNFTVLPISATKTLVRSTWCVHKDAIEGVDYSVENLTSVWNATNEQDRRLVEESQIGIASGAYQPGPYSPFTEGLVEKFCNWYVNRLRALVR, encoded by the coding sequence ATGACGAGCCCATGCCAATCCCTGTCAGCCCCCGGAGAACTGGTGCGCGAACTGCTGGCCCGGCGCCGCCCCGGTTACAGCCTGGAGGCCCCGTTCTACCTGAGCGAGGCGCTGTACCAAGTCGACATGGAGCATATCTTCGGCCAGCACTGGATCTTCGTTGCCGTCGAGCCGCAAATTGCCGATGCCGGGGACTACATCACGGTCGACCTGGGCGTCGATTCGATCCTGATCGTGCGCGACGACGAAATGCAAATCCGGGCCTTCCACAACGTCTGCCGCCATCGCGGCACGCGCCTGTGCGCCAGCCGGCAAGGCATGGTGGGCAACATCGTCTGCCCCTACCACCAATGGACCTACGACCTGGCGGGCCAGCTGATCCACGCCAAGCACATGAGCGACGACTTCGACCTGCGCAGCCATGGCCTCAAGCCCGTGCATGTGCGCAGCCTGTCGGGGCTGATCTTCATCTGCCTGGCCGAGCAGGCACCGCAGGACTTCGAGCAGATGGCCGCCGAAATGACGCCCTACATCGCGCCGCACCAACTGTCGCAGTGCAAGGTGGCGGCCCAGGTCGATCTGGTGGAGAACTGCAACTGGAAACTGACGATGGAAAACAACCGGGAGTGCTACCACTGCGTGGGCAACCACCCCGAACTGACCATCTCGCTGTACGAGTACGGCTTTGGCTACAAGCCCGATGCGCTGAACATCGGGCGGCTGCAACGCTTCGAGGAAATCCTGGCCGCCAACCACAAACGCTGGGAAGGCATGGGCCTGCCATCGGCCGAGATCGACACCCTGGAGCGGCGCGTCACCGGTTTTCGCACGCAGCGCCTGCCGATCGATCGCAGCGGGCAGTCGCAAACCATGAGCACCGAAGTCGCATCCCGCAAGCTGCTGGCCGACTTCGTCGAGCCGGCCCTCGGCGGCCTGTCGTTCTGGACCCAGCCCAACTCCTGGCACCACTTCATGAGCGACCACACCGTCAACTTCACCGTGCTGCCGATCTCGGCCACCAAGACGCTGGTGCGCAGCACCTGGTGCGTGCACAAGGACGCGATCGAGGGCGTGGACTACAGCGTGGAGAACCTGACCTCGGTCTGGAACGCGACCAACGAACAAGACCGCCGCCTGGTCGAGGAGTCGCAGATCGGCATCGCCAGTGGCGCCTACCAACCCGGCCCGTACTCACCGTTCACCGAAGGCTTGGTCGAGAAGTTTTGCAACTGGTATGTGAACCGCCTGCGCGCCCTGGTCCGCTGA
- a CDS encoding hybrid-cluster NAD(P)-dependent oxidoreductase: MPTVALPGSPGSPDLPDFAAPAPPPWSAEQDHSLRCVHIRQETHDVKTFVLAPRAPRSFRYLPGQFITLELDIAGRRINRCYTLSSTPTRPDLVSITVKRVPGGPVSNWLHEQLRVGMALDVLGPGGAFSCLAAPAQRYLFLSGGSGITPLMSMTRALHDLGSDADIVFVHCARSPADVLFSDELGLMARHMPHLRLATVCEQQAPGSAYAGHLGRLDAALLARIAPDLQQRDIYTCGPAPFMAAIHAYLSGAGFPMARYRQESFAFESLAQPVATPMPAAGASTAPAHASPRTGAPAYQVRLQKTGHQFDCPAEQTLLQAAIAAGLRLPFSCTSGACGTCKSKKIAGQVRIEHAGGIRQREIDQGWILPCCSKPLSDIVLDR, translated from the coding sequence ATGCCCACCGTTGCTTTGCCTGGTTCACCGGGTTCACCGGACCTTCCCGATTTCGCGGCCCCGGCCCCGCCGCCCTGGTCCGCCGAGCAAGACCACAGCCTGCGCTGCGTGCATATCCGGCAAGAGACCCATGACGTCAAAACCTTCGTGCTGGCACCGCGCGCGCCGCGCAGCTTTCGCTACCTGCCGGGCCAATTCATCACGCTGGAGCTGGACATCGCGGGCCGCAGGATCAACCGCTGCTACACCCTGTCATCGACCCCGACCCGCCCCGACTTGGTCAGCATCACGGTCAAACGGGTGCCGGGCGGCCCGGTGTCGAACTGGCTGCACGAGCAGTTGCGCGTGGGCATGGCGCTGGACGTGCTGGGCCCCGGCGGCGCGTTCAGTTGTTTGGCAGCGCCAGCGCAGCGCTACCTGTTTCTATCGGGCGGCAGCGGCATCACGCCGCTGATGTCGATGACGCGGGCGCTGCACGACCTGGGCAGCGACGCCGACATCGTGTTCGTGCACTGCGCGCGCAGCCCCGCCGATGTGCTGTTTTCCGACGAGTTGGGCCTGATGGCGCGCCACATGCCGCATCTGCGGCTGGCCACGGTGTGCGAGCAACAAGCGCCCGGCAGCGCCTATGCCGGCCATCTGGGGCGCCTGGATGCGGCGCTGCTCGCGCGCATCGCCCCGGACTTGCAGCAGCGCGACATCTATACCTGCGGGCCGGCGCCGTTCATGGCCGCGATCCATGCGTATCTGTCCGGCGCGGGCTTTCCGATGGCCCGCTACCGGCAAGAGAGCTTCGCGTTCGAATCGTTGGCGCAGCCCGTGGCCACACCGATGCCAGCCGCCGGCGCCAGCACCGCGCCAGCCCACGCCAGCCCCCGAACCGGCGCCCCCGCCTACCAGGTGCGCTTGCAAAAAACCGGCCACCAATTCGATTGCCCAGCCGAGCAAACCCTGCTGCAGGCGGCCATCGCGGCCGGACTGCGGCTGCCTTTTTCCTGCACCAGCGGCGCCTGCGGCACCTGCAAAAGCAAAAAAATCGCGGGCCAGGTCCGCATCGAACATGCCGGCGGCATCCGGCAACGAGAAATCGATCAGGGCTGGATCCTGCCCTGCTGCAGCAAGCCTTTGTCTGACATCGTGCTGGACCGATAG
- a CDS encoding quaternary amine ABC transporter ATP-binding protein: MSSPKISVKNLYKVFGSNPSQAIRLLDEGRSKDEIFAQTGQVVGINKVSFDVLAGEIYVLMGLSGSGKSTLIRLINRLVEPSCGSINIDGLDIAALSQAELVKWRRKRVAMVFQSFALMPHRNVLSNTALGLEMAGTPRQQREARAMEVLAQVGLQTYAAKYPAQLSGGMQQRVGLARALAVDPDILLMDEAFSALDPLKRVEMQSLLLDLQREQQRTVLFVSHDLEEALRIGNRIAIMEGGNLVQEGTAHQIITEPANAYVRKFFEGVDTSRYLTAADLLDPRLNGHSWDGGARLSWSTPLPEAMKIVLDRDQPIGVFDASDRLLGCISARSLLDRMSREARHV, encoded by the coding sequence ATGTCAAGCCCGAAAATCAGCGTCAAAAATCTCTACAAGGTCTTTGGCAGCAACCCCTCGCAAGCCATCCGACTGCTCGACGAAGGGCGCAGCAAAGACGAGATTTTTGCCCAGACCGGGCAGGTGGTGGGCATCAACAAGGTCAGCTTCGACGTGCTGGCCGGCGAAATTTATGTGCTGATGGGCTTGTCAGGCTCGGGCAAATCGACCCTGATCCGGCTGATCAACCGACTGGTCGAACCGTCCTGCGGTTCGATCAACATCGACGGGCTGGACATCGCCGCGCTGTCGCAGGCCGAACTGGTCAAGTGGCGCCGCAAACGGGTGGCGATGGTGTTCCAGTCGTTTGCGCTGATGCCGCACCGCAATGTGCTGTCCAACACCGCCCTCGGGCTGGAGATGGCCGGCACGCCGCGCCAGCAGCGCGAAGCCCGCGCCATGGAGGTGCTGGCCCAGGTCGGCCTGCAAACCTACGCCGCCAAATACCCGGCGCAACTGTCCGGCGGCATGCAGCAGCGCGTCGGGCTGGCCCGGGCTTTGGCGGTGGACCCCGACATCCTGCTGATGGACGAGGCCTTCTCGGCGCTCGATCCGCTCAAGCGGGTCGAAATGCAAAGCCTGCTGCTCGACTTGCAGCGCGAGCAGCAGCGCACCGTGCTGTTCGTCTCGCACGACCTGGAGGAGGCGCTGCGCATAGGCAACCGCATCGCCATCATGGAAGGCGGCAACCTGGTGCAGGAAGGCACGGCCCACCAGATCATCACCGAGCCGGCCAACGCCTACGTGCGCAAATTCTTCGAAGGCGTGGACACCTCGCGCTATCTGACGGCGGCAGACCTGCTCGACCCCCGGCTCAACGGCCACTCCTGGGACGGCGGTGCGCGCCTGTCCTGGTCGACGCCGTTGCCCGAAGCGATGAAGATCGTGCTCGACAGGGACCAGCCGATCGGCGTCTTCGATGCCAGCGACCGCTTGCTCGGCTGCATCTCCGCGCGCAGCCTGCTCGACAGAATGTCCCGGGAGGCACGCCATGTCTGA
- a CDS encoding ABC transporter permease — protein MRELLPLGRWVNEGVKLLLDHGATVFDSVGVMVEAFAQWIEQGMLAIPFWLTIAVVSVIGWRRLGAGFGMFVLLALALIVVTGFWPQTMVTLALTLSATLISLFFGIPLGIGCARSNRVNACVRPVLDFMQTMPAFVYLIPAAMLFGLGRVPGTIATVIFAMPPVVRLTSLGIRQVSTEQVEAGNAFGCTSTQLLFKVQLPIAMPTIMAGVNQTIMMALSMVIIASMVGAGGLGNDVLASIQRLDIGLGFESGLAVVLLAIILDRLTESFGVARRGRDN, from the coding sequence TTGCGCGAACTGCTGCCGCTCGGGCGCTGGGTCAACGAAGGCGTCAAGCTGCTGCTCGACCATGGCGCCACCGTCTTCGATTCGGTGGGCGTGATGGTCGAAGCCTTCGCCCAATGGATAGAACAGGGCATGCTGGCGATTCCGTTCTGGTTGACGATTGCCGTCGTCAGCGTGATCGGATGGCGCCGCCTCGGCGCCGGCTTTGGCATGTTCGTGCTGCTGGCGCTGGCGCTGATCGTGGTCACCGGCTTCTGGCCGCAAACCATGGTCACCTTGGCGCTGACCTTGTCGGCCACGCTGATCAGCCTGTTTTTTGGCATCCCGCTGGGCATTGGCTGCGCCCGCAGCAACCGTGTGAACGCCTGCGTGCGCCCGGTGCTGGACTTCATGCAGACCATGCCGGCCTTCGTCTATCTGATACCCGCGGCCATGCTGTTTGGCCTGGGCCGGGTGCCCGGAACGATCGCCACCGTGATCTTCGCCATGCCGCCGGTGGTCAGGCTCACCAGCCTGGGCATCCGCCAGGTGAGCACCGAGCAGGTCGAAGCCGGCAACGCCTTTGGCTGCACCTCGACCCAACTGCTGTTCAAGGTGCAACTGCCGATCGCCATGCCGACCATCATGGCCGGTGTCAACCAGACCATCATGATGGCCTTGTCCATGGTCATCATTGCCTCCATGGTCGGCGCCGGCGGCCTGGGCAACGACGTGCTGGCCAGCATACAGCGGCTGGACATCGGTCTGGGCTTTGAAAGCGGCCTGGCGGTGGTGCTGCTGGCCATCATCCTGGACCGGCTCACCGAAAGCTTCGGCGTGGCCCGCCGGGGCCGCGACAACTGA
- a CDS encoding GlxA family transcriptional regulator, giving the protein MPARMPVKPGDSPDARAKAGSTHIGFILLQDYSMIAFANAVETLRMANYLSRRPLYRWSVVSPDQTVALASNGLAVAAIGDLGSLSECQQLFVCGGVDIRHNTSDTVRRLLRQCASYGVPMGGLCTGAYALASAGLLDGYRCAIHWENLAAIREEFPKVRFSSEVFVIDRDRITCSGGTAPLHLMLHLVRAQHGARLMMDISEQFLVERLRSSDDRQRIPQPACIGPGYQHLTEAAALMAARIEEPLPLAELARAVALSLRQLERLFHRYFSMNPAQYYMNLRLHRAQELLTHSSLRIMQITVACGFQSSSHFCKAYRSLFGHSPSEERRRHIGGAKPHAATWRASPSAARRVRLAPASLPDFGPLTRAAACDSISTSFVNAKAERRQYQCTASDADEVHG; this is encoded by the coding sequence ATGCCCGCACGCATGCCCGTCAAGCCCGGCGACAGCCCGGATGCCCGCGCCAAGGCCGGCAGCACCCATATCGGCTTCATCCTGCTGCAGGACTACTCGATGATCGCCTTTGCCAATGCCGTGGAAACCTTGCGCATGGCCAACTACCTGAGCCGGCGCCCGCTGTACCGCTGGAGCGTGGTCAGCCCCGATCAGACAGTGGCGCTGGCGAGCAACGGCCTGGCCGTCGCCGCCATCGGTGACCTGGGCAGTCTGTCCGAATGCCAGCAACTGTTCGTCTGCGGCGGCGTCGACATCCGCCACAACACCAGTGACACCGTGCGCCGGCTGCTGCGCCAATGCGCCAGCTACGGCGTGCCGATGGGCGGGCTGTGCACCGGCGCCTACGCACTGGCCAGCGCCGGCCTGCTCGACGGCTACCGCTGCGCCATCCATTGGGAAAACCTGGCCGCGATCCGCGAGGAATTCCCGAAAGTGCGGTTTTCTTCCGAAGTCTTCGTCATCGACCGCGACCGCATCACCTGCTCCGGCGGCACGGCGCCGCTGCACCTGATGCTGCACCTGGTGCGCGCGCAGCATGGCGCCCGGCTGATGATGGACATCTCGGAACAATTTCTGGTCGAGCGCCTGCGCTCCAGCGACGACCGCCAGCGCATCCCCCAACCCGCGTGCATAGGGCCAGGCTACCAGCACCTGACCGAGGCCGCCGCGCTGATGGCCGCGCGCATCGAAGAGCCGCTGCCACTGGCCGAACTGGCCCGCGCCGTCGCGCTATCGCTGCGCCAGCTCGAACGCCTGTTCCACCGCTACTTCAGCATGAACCCGGCGCAGTACTACATGAACCTGCGCTTGCACCGCGCCCAGGAACTGCTCACGCACAGCAGCCTGCGCATCATGCAGATCACGGTGGCCTGCGGCTTTCAGTCCTCGTCGCATTTTTGCAAAGCCTACCGCAGCCTGTTCGGTCATTCGCCCAGCGAAGAAAGGCGGCGCCACATCGGCGGCGCGAAGCCACATGCCGCCACATGGCGCGCCAGCCCGTCCGCCGCACGCCGCGTCCGGCTGGCGCCGGCGAGCCTGCCCGACTTCGGACCCCTGACCCGTGCCGCCGCCTGTGATTCCATTTCTACATCGTTCGTGAACGCGAAGGCGGAGCGCAGGCAGTACCAATGCACGGCAAGCGACGCCGACGAAGTGCACGGGTGA